One segment of Anatilimnocola aggregata DNA contains the following:
- a CDS encoding cell division protein FtsH, whose protein sequence is MTEPAKPELPAPSLATAYHEAGHAVIALALGRLVQRVSILPNQLRLGACELKKGKAKQTHDPVETEILIFLGGVAAEARFTGTYAWGGAQQDLRYVRSLTTQRAGSQKQIERLERRMLDKVEHLLDDPAVWLATKLIADELLRSTTISGRAAKHLFEQAAAKFD, encoded by the coding sequence ATGACCGAACCAGCCAAGCCAGAACTTCCCGCGCCCAGCCTGGCGACCGCCTATCACGAAGCGGGGCATGCGGTGATTGCCCTCGCGCTCGGCCGATTGGTGCAGCGGGTGAGCATCTTGCCCAATCAACTACGTTTGGGCGCGTGCGAATTGAAGAAAGGGAAGGCGAAGCAAACGCACGACCCGGTCGAAACCGAGATTCTCATCTTCTTGGGTGGCGTGGCGGCAGAAGCACGCTTTACCGGCACCTATGCCTGGGGTGGTGCGCAGCAGGATCTGCGCTACGTCCGCTCGCTGACGACGCAACGTGCCGGCAGTCAAAAGCAAATCGAACGGCTGGAGCGGCGAATGCTCGACAAGGTCGAGCATCTGCTCGACGATCCGGCCGTTTGGTTGGCGACCAAGCTCATTGCCGATGAACTCCTGCGCAGCACGACCATCAGCGGGCGTGCTGCGAAGCATCTTTTCGAACAGGCAGCGGCGAAGTTCGACTAG
- a CDS encoding sulfatase family protein: MNRCWLLSGLLVLLVGNSFAHAADAKRPNILFAFADDWGRYASAYAAVDGPGTPNDVVRTPNFDRLAREGVLFRRAFVSAPSCTPCRSALLSGQHFWRTGRASILRGAIWDGSQPAFPLLLGDAGYHLGETYKVWSPGSPNDAPYGSGKFAYEKAGGRVNQFSQNVTKMVANGMALEDAKHALYDEVTNNFDAFLAARKPDQPFCYWFGPTNVHRKWIKGSGKKLWGIEPESLQGKLPAFLPDVPEVREDFADYLGEAQAFDASLGALLKKLEATGELDNTIIVMSGDHGPPGFPHGKCNLYDFGSSVSLAIRWGNAKSGRVVDDLVSLTDLAPTFLEAAGLPIPERMTGRSLVKLLKSEKSGQVEPERTAVFIGRERHVESARADYMPYPQRAIRTPDFLYIINFKPGRWPLGDPYRLDGDNVPTASAITEETRVTLPDEDAGPTKAWLVGVRNEPKWKAHYEWVYGKRPREELYDLRQDPQQLKNVAAEAAYASSRAKLEEQLMGELQRTGDPRLIDDGKFYETPPMAGPVNDQPTGGKKKNKKS, translated from the coding sequence ATGAATCGCTGCTGGCTCCTCTCTGGTTTGCTCGTGCTCCTTGTTGGTAATTCGTTTGCCCACGCCGCTGACGCCAAGCGGCCGAACATTCTCTTCGCCTTTGCCGATGACTGGGGTCGCTATGCCAGCGCCTATGCCGCTGTCGATGGCCCCGGCACGCCCAACGACGTGGTGCGCACTCCGAACTTCGATCGCCTGGCGCGCGAAGGTGTCCTGTTTCGCCGGGCGTTTGTTTCTGCTCCCAGCTGCACGCCCTGTCGTAGCGCGCTCCTCTCGGGACAACACTTCTGGCGAACCGGGCGAGCTTCGATCTTGCGCGGCGCAATCTGGGACGGTTCGCAGCCCGCGTTTCCGCTCCTCTTGGGCGATGCTGGTTATCACCTGGGCGAAACCTACAAAGTTTGGAGCCCCGGCTCGCCCAATGATGCTCCCTATGGCAGTGGCAAGTTCGCCTACGAAAAGGCAGGGGGCCGCGTCAATCAGTTTTCGCAGAACGTGACCAAGATGGTCGCCAACGGCATGGCGCTCGAAGACGCCAAGCATGCGCTTTATGACGAAGTGACCAACAACTTCGATGCCTTCCTCGCCGCCCGCAAGCCCGACCAACCCTTCTGCTATTGGTTCGGCCCGACGAACGTTCATCGCAAATGGATCAAGGGCTCGGGCAAAAAACTTTGGGGAATCGAGCCCGAGTCACTCCAAGGCAAGTTGCCCGCCTTCCTGCCCGACGTTCCCGAAGTGCGCGAAGACTTTGCCGATTACCTGGGCGAAGCGCAGGCCTTCGATGCTTCGCTGGGTGCGCTGCTGAAGAAACTGGAAGCCACGGGCGAGCTCGACAATACCATCATCGTGATGAGTGGCGACCATGGTCCACCGGGCTTTCCGCATGGCAAGTGCAACCTCTACGATTTCGGTTCCAGTGTCTCGCTGGCCATCCGCTGGGGGAACGCCAAGTCGGGCCGCGTGGTCGACGACCTCGTCAGTCTCACCGATCTGGCGCCAACCTTCCTCGAAGCAGCTGGTCTGCCGATTCCCGAGCGGATGACGGGCCGCAGCTTGGTGAAGTTGCTGAAGTCGGAAAAATCTGGGCAAGTCGAACCTGAGCGAACGGCCGTTTTTATCGGTCGCGAGCGACACGTGGAAAGTGCCCGAGCCGATTACATGCCTTATCCACAACGGGCCATTCGCACGCCTGACTTCCTTTACATCATCAACTTCAAACCCGGTCGCTGGCCGCTGGGTGATCCCTATCGCCTCGATGGCGACAACGTTCCCACAGCGAGCGCGATTACCGAAGAGACTCGCGTCACTCTGCCCGATGAAGATGCGGGGCCCACCAAGGCCTGGCTCGTGGGGGTGCGTAACGAGCCTAAGTGGAAGGCCCACTACGAATGGGTTTATGGCAAACGCCCGCGCGAAGAGTTGTACGACCTGCGTCAAGATCCGCAACAGTTGAAGAACGTCGCAGCCGAAGCAGCCTATGCTTCGTCGCGAGCCAAGCTGGAGGAACAGCTGATGGGTGAACTTCAGCGCACGGG